CGGAGGTGGCGGTCGCCTCGACCAAGGCCTTCGTCGCCCAGATCACCGCGACGTATCTCCTCGGTCTCTACCTCGCCCAGCTGCGGGGCAACAAGTACTCCGATGAGGTCGTCACCTACCTCGACGAGCTCATGAAGATGCCGGACAGGATCGCCGACGTTATCGCCCGGGAGGACGAGATCAAGAACCTGGCGCGGGAGATGAGGGACGTGACGAGCGTGCTCTTCCTCGGCCGGCACGTCGGCTATCCCGTCGCCCTCGAGGGCGCCCTCAAGCTCAAGGAGCTCGCCTACATCCATGCCGAGGGCTTCGCCGCGGGCGAGCTCAAGCACGGTCCGATCGCCCTTGTCGAGGAGGATCAGCCCGTCTTCTTCATCGTGCCGACGCCGAGGCGGCCGCTCCTGCACGCGAAGGTCATCTCCAACCTTCGGGAGGTGAGCGCGCGCGGCGCCCGCGTCCTCTGCATCGCCGAGCAGGGCGACACCGCCGTCGACGAATTCGCGCATGCCGTGTTCCGTATCCCCGAGACCCCGACCCTCCTTCACCCGCTCGTCTCGGTCGTCCCGCTCCAGATCTTCGCCCTGGCGCTGGCCACCGAGAAGGGTCTCGACGTGGACCAGCCGAGGAACCTGGCGAAGTCAGTCACCGTGGAGTAGCAATGCTGAGAGCGTATCGATCATCCGACGTCGCGGCGGCCGAGAGGCCGCTCCTTGAGGCGGGCGTCCCCCTCATGGAGAGGGCCTCCTTCGCCGTCGCGACAGTCGCCGCGAGGGAGCTGAAGAGGCGCGGTCACACCGTCACGGGCTCCCGCATCCTCATCCTCGCTGGCGGCGGCAATAATGGGGGAGATGCACTCTACGCAGGTGCTGTCCTGGCGCGCAGGGGTGCTGCCGTCGATATTCTCCGCGCCGGGGACACCGTCCACGAGGAGGGCCTGCGCGCCGCGCTCGACGCGGGCGCGCGTGTCCTTCCGGAGGACCATGTGGCGACCGCGGCGAGGGCCGCCGGTCTGTGGATCGATGGCCTCGCGGGGCTGGGCCTCCGCCCGCCGCTGCGCGAGCCCCTCGCCGGCCTGGTCACCCTGCTCGAACAGGAGCGGGACGCGGCACCGGACGAGCCGATCGTCATCGCCGTCGACTGCCCGACCGGCATCGGCATCGACGACGGCGGCCTTCCCGGCCCCGCCCTGCGGGCGACGGTGACGGTGGCGATGGCCGTGCCGAAGCCGGGCCTACTCGCACCACCGGCCTCCCGCCTCTGCGGGCGCGTCGAGGTGGCCGACATCGGGCTGGCGATCGCGGAGCCGCCCGCGGTCGCGACGCTGACGGGCGCCGATGTCGCCGATGTTCTGCGCGAGCCCGACGAGTCCGATCACAAGTACACCCGCGGCGTTGTCCTGCTCGGAACCGGGTCGCCGGAGTATCCGGGCGCCGCCGTCCTCACGGCGGGCGGTGCCCTCGGGGGCGGGGCCGGCATGGTCCGCCTCGATTCTCCCGAGGTCGCCCACCTCGTGTTGCGGAGCTATCCCGAGATCGTGCTCGGCATGGGCAGGGCCCAGGCGGCGGTGCTCGGCTCGGGCGTGCCCGTCTCGGACATCGAGCGGCTCCGAGCCCCCCTCGATCGGGCCCTCGACGAGCAGTATCCCGTCGTCCTCGACGCAGGAGCCCTCGCCCTCCTCAAGGATGGCTATGCGGACCTGCCCTCGACCGCCGTGCTCACGCCGCACGCCGGCGAGCTCGCCGAGCTTCTCGCGGCGCGCGGCGAGGGCCTCACCCGTCAGGAGATCGAGGCCGCCCCGATCCGCGCCGTCCGCCTCGCCGCGACGGTGACGGGGGCGACGATCGTCCTCAAGGGATCCACCGATCTCATTGCTGGGCCCGATGGCCCGGTCTACGCACAGCCGGCCCGGTCGCATTGGCGGGCGACCGCGGGTGCGGGCGACGTCTACGCTGGTCTGCTCGGAGCGCTTCTCGCCGGCGTAGGCGAAGAGATCTCCCGCGCCGGTCATGGATACGGCCAACCGGCCCTGCTTGCCGCGGCCGCCTCATGGATCCACGCCGAGGCGGCCCACTCGAACGGTCCCATCAGGGCCGGACAGATCGCGGATCGCATCCCTGCGGCGATCGCGGGGGCGCTTCATGGCTGAGCCGATCGGCGCCGCCACCATCGACCTCGGAGCGCTGCAGGCGAACCTGGCGACCATCAGGTCCCGCACGAGTTCGACGATCGCCGCCATCGTCAAGGCGAACGGCTACGGCCACGGGATGGTCCCCGTCGGCCGGGCGCTCGTCGAGGCCGGGGCGGACTATCTCGGCGTCGCCCAGCTCGCCGAAGCTCTCGACCTGCGCCGTCACATCCCTGACGTTCCGATCCTCACGTGGCTGTACGCGCCGGGCACCGATCTCGCCGACGCGGTCGAGGCGGGTCTCGAGATATCGATCGGCGCGCCCTGGGCGATCGATGAGATCACCGCCGCTGTCACCCGTGCGCGGACCCCGGCACGCATCCACATCGAGGTCGATACGGGGATGGCCCGGGGTGGGTTCGCCCCGGAGAGCCTTCCCGAGGCGGCACAGTCTCTGGCCAAGGCTCAGGCGCGAGGAACCGTCGAGATCATCGGCCTGTGGTCCCATCTGGCGAGGGCAGACGAGCCCGCGAGCGGTGAGACGCAGCGCCAGCTCGAACGATTCGCCGACGCGGAGGATGTCCTCCGGCGGGCCGGCGTCGAGCCTCCCATCCGGCACCTCGCCAACACGGCTGGGATCCTCTGGCACCCGGATACGCATCTCGATATGGTGCGGCCGGGTATCGGCCTCTACGGCATGAGCCCGGAACCGGCCGTCGCGTCGGCGGCCGATCTCGGGCTCCTGCCCGTCATGACGCTCACCTCGACCGTCGTCGCTGTCCGCGAGGCGGCCGCCGGCACCGGGGTTTCCTACGGCCACACGGAGAGGACGGAGGGTTCGATGCTGCTCGGCACGGTGCCCCTCGGCTACGCCGACGGGATCCCCCGCTCCGCATCCTCGCGCGGACCCGTCACCGTCGGCGGTGTCCGTACCCGCGTGGTCGGCCGGGTCTGCATGGACCAGGTCGTCATCGCTCTGCCCGACGGTGCGAAGCCGGGCGACGAGGTCATCTTCTTCGGGGCCGGCGGCCCGACCGCCGATGACTGGGCCGCCGCCGCCGGCACGATCGGCTACGAGATCACGACGAGGGTGGGCAGGCACGTGCCGCGCACCTATCGCGAGGTACAGTAGGACACTGACAGGAGGGGAGAACATGGAGCTCATCGTCACAGATGCGGAGGATACGCGGGCACTCGGTCGGCGTCTCGCCGCGCTCGTCGCCGCAGGAGATCTCATCGTGCTCGCGGGGCCGCTCGGCGCCGGTAAGACGACGTTTGTCCAGGGCCTCGCCGAGGGCATGGGAGTGCGCGGCCGCGTCACCTCGCCGACCTTCGTCATCTCCCACATCCACCGAGGCACCCCGGATCTCGTCCACGTCGACGCCTATCGTCTCGACACCCTCGAGGACGTCGAATCGCTCGACCTCGAGGCCTCCCTCGAGGACTCCGTCACCGTTATCGAGTGGGGCAGGGGCAAGACCGACGGACTATCCGATGATCGGCTCGAGGTCGACATTGAGCGCCCGCGCGGATCGCGGCTGGGCGATGACCCGGAGGACCTCATCGAGGACACGCCCCGCACCATCACGCTCCGGCCGACCGGACCGCGCTCCGCGGCGATCGTCGAGGCGCTGGGCGCGTGAGAGCCGCTCTCACCCTGCTGCTCATCCTCGGAGCGATGCTCCTGGGAGGTGTGGCCCATGCGAACACCCTTGACTGGTTCGAGAACGAGGGTGAGTCGACACTCCAATCCTTCGCGCCCACGGTATTCCCGGACATGAGCGAGGAGGAGCGCGCCAGCCTGACGATCGGCGCTCCCATGCCCTTCACGATCCTTGGCCCTGATGCGACCGATCTGAGCCCGACCGATGCTGAGCCGGCCAACCACATCGCGCCGGTCCTCCTGGGCGATGACGTCGTCGGTGTCATCTCCCACTCCGACGATGAGGTGATGGAGGAGGCGGACCGCGTCGTGGCCGACGCCAGGCTCGGCGAGATGATCGGGACGATGGAGGCGGGCGACCTCCTCTTCCAGGACACGGTCCTCACCGGCCACTACATCGCCCGCGGGGATGAGGTCATCCCAGCGAGCGAGGAGGCTCTCAACAGGCTCGCCGGGTCGACGAGCATCGACATGTTCCTCGATCTTCGCGCGGAGATCGTCACGGAGGGTCCGACGAAGGAGGAGGAGTCGGTCCGCCCAGAGAGCGGGCCCATCGTCCTCGCCTCGATTATCCTCTCCCTCTTCCTCTTCTTCACGCTCGTCCTGACATGGCTCAGGAGAGCTCCGCATGAACCGCCGCCGGTCGATCCCGTCCGCAGGCACTTCCGCGAAGTCCGCTTCTACCGCCGAGGAGGCAACCGTGTCGACACTGACGATTGAGACCTCGACGGTCTCTGTCATTGCACTCGTCGGCGAGACCACCATCGTCCGCCGCAGCCCAGATGCCCGTCACCACGCCGAGACCCTCGCCGCGCTCGTCGCGGAAGTCGTGGAGGAGGGCGGTCTGCCCGACCTCATTGTTGCCGGAACCGGTCCGGCCGCCTTCACGGGACTCCGTGCCGGGCTGGTGACCGCCCGGGCCCTCGCCCGCGCCTGGAACGTCCCCCTCGTCGGCATCGGGTCCCTCGAGGTCCTCGGCCGAACCGCCCTCGACTCGGGCACGGGTCCGGTCGTCGCGGTGGGCGATGCTCGACGGAAAGAGGTCTACGCCGCTGAGATGGTCCCGCTCGGGGTCGATGACGTGAGCGTCACCTGGGGGCCCGAGGTGCTGACAGCGCAGATGCTCGCGACGAGAGGACCCGGCCGTTATGTGGGTCCGGGCGCCGCCCTGTATGCCGACATCCTCGCCGGCGGCACCGATCTCGAGATCGACCCCGAGGCGATGGTCCGCCTCGCCAAGTCACGGATCAGCCGGGCCGAGGCGGGCGAGCAGCTCGACCTCGGAACCGAGCCGCGCTACCTCCGTCGGCCCGATATCGGATGAGGAGGCTCGGCCCGGCCGATGCTGAGGCCTTCGCCGCACTCGACCGCGACATCTTCGGCCCCGACGCCTGGCCGGAGGGCATCATCGCCGATCAGCTCGCACACGAACGGATCGTCGCCCTCGGCATCGATGGTGAGCACGGACTCGACGCGGCGGGAATGCTGGGGCTCGGCATCGAGGCGGAACTCCTCACAGTCTCCGTCCGCCCCGAGCGGCGTCGCCAGGGCCTGGCGGGAGCAATCGTCCGCGGCCTGCTCGACCTCGCCGAGGGTGCTGAATCCTGTTTCCTCGAGGTCCGCGCCGCCGATGAGGGGGCGCAGCGCCTCTACCGTGAGCTTGGGTTCTACGAGGTGGGGCGCAGGCACCGGTACTACCGCGATGATGATGCGGTCGTCATGCGGAAGGACCTTCCGACCGTCGACTGAGTGGGCCCCTCGGGGAGGCCGCCACCGGCGCTCGGTCGCTGCTGAGAGACCGGCTCGGAGTCCACTGTGACGTACGACTATGACGTGGCGCTCGTCCCTTTACTGCCGATACGGGCCTAATGTCGTAATCTTCGCCGCGAGTCACGGTTAATATGTGATCTATGGCAACCTCAACTCAGACAGCACCGAAGAAGGTGGGCAAGCTGTCGACATCGGTGGGTCTGAAGATCCAGATGGCGGTCAGCGGGCTCTTCTTCGTGCTCTTCGTCCTTCTCCACATGTACGGCAACCTGAAGATGTTCAGCGGGCCGGAGGCCTACAACGGCTACGCCACCTTCCTCCGCGAGGTCGGCTACCCGCTGCTTCCGCACGAGGGCGTCCTGTGGATTCTCCGCATTCTCCTCCTCGTGGCGATCATCGTCCATGTCCGCTCGGCCCTCATCCTGTGGAAGCGCGGCAAGGAGGCCCGTGGCCCCAACGCATACAAGGTGCGCCGCGGCAGGAAGAGCCAGCAGACGTACTCGTCGCGGACGATGCGATGGGGCGGCATCATCATCCTCTTCTTCGTCGTGTACCACCTGCTGCAGTTCACGACGCTCACGCTCTCGGTCGGCGCCGACGCCTACTCTGAGATGACGCCGTACGACAGGATGATCGCCGGATTCCAGCCCGACGTCTGGTGGAGCTACGCGTTCTACTTCGTCGCGCTCCTCGCCCTCACCATGCACATTCGGCACGGAGCGTGGTCTGCGCTCCAGACGCTCGGCGTCTCCAATCGCCGCCGCGAAGCGACGTTCAACTGGATCGCGATCGGTATCGGCGCCGCGATCTTCGTCGGCTTCATGGTGGTTCCGACCGCCATCATGCTCGGATTCATCTCGTGACGGGACACAACATGACAGAACTGATCAACGATCTCTACTACGAGGGTGAGCCGATCGCGGACACCAAGGCGCCGGCGGGCCCTCTTGAGAAGAAGTGGGAGCAGCGCAAGTTCGACGCGAAGCTCGTCAACCCGACGAACCGGCGCAGGATGCACGTCATCATGGTCGGCACAGGTCTCGCCGGCGCATCCGCAGCGGCCTCGCTCGGGGAGATGGGCTACAGGGTCAGCGCCTTCTTCTACCAGGATTCGGCCCGGAGG
This is a stretch of genomic DNA from Flaviflexus salsibiostraticola. It encodes these proteins:
- a CDS encoding bifunctional ADP-dependent NAD(P)H-hydrate dehydratase/NAD(P)H-hydrate epimerase; the protein is MLRAYRSSDVAAAERPLLEAGVPLMERASFAVATVAARELKRRGHTVTGSRILILAGGGNNGGDALYAGAVLARRGAAVDILRAGDTVHEEGLRAALDAGARVLPEDHVATAARAAGLWIDGLAGLGLRPPLREPLAGLVTLLEQERDAAPDEPIVIAVDCPTGIGIDDGGLPGPALRATVTVAMAVPKPGLLAPPASRLCGRVEVADIGLAIAEPPAVATLTGADVADVLREPDESDHKYTRGVVLLGTGSPEYPGAAVLTAGGALGGGAGMVRLDSPEVAHLVLRSYPEIVLGMGRAQAAVLGSGVPVSDIERLRAPLDRALDEQYPVVLDAGALALLKDGYADLPSTAVLTPHAGELAELLAARGEGLTRQEIEAAPIRAVRLAATVTGATIVLKGSTDLIAGPDGPVYAQPARSHWRATAGAGDVYAGLLGALLAGVGEEISRAGHGYGQPALLAAAASWIHAEAAHSNGPIRAGQIADRIPAAIAGALHG
- the alr gene encoding alanine racemase, translated to MAEPIGAATIDLGALQANLATIRSRTSSTIAAIVKANGYGHGMVPVGRALVEAGADYLGVAQLAEALDLRRHIPDVPILTWLYAPGTDLADAVEAGLEISIGAPWAIDEITAAVTRARTPARIHIEVDTGMARGGFAPESLPEAAQSLAKAQARGTVEIIGLWSHLARADEPASGETQRQLERFADAEDVLRRAGVEPPIRHLANTAGILWHPDTHLDMVRPGIGLYGMSPEPAVASAADLGLLPVMTLTSTVVAVREAAAGTGVSYGHTERTEGSMLLGTVPLGYADGIPRSASSRGPVTVGGVRTRVVGRVCMDQVVIALPDGAKPGDEVIFFGAGGPTADDWAAAAGTIGYEITTRVGRHVPRTYREVQ
- the tsaE gene encoding tRNA (adenosine(37)-N6)-threonylcarbamoyltransferase complex ATPase subunit type 1 TsaE; the protein is MELIVTDAEDTRALGRRLAALVAAGDLIVLAGPLGAGKTTFVQGLAEGMGVRGRVTSPTFVISHIHRGTPDLVHVDAYRLDTLEDVESLDLEASLEDSVTVIEWGRGKTDGLSDDRLEVDIERPRGSRLGDDPEDLIEDTPRTITLRPTGPRSAAIVEALGA
- the tsaB gene encoding tRNA (adenosine(37)-N6)-threonylcarbamoyltransferase complex dimerization subunit type 1 TsaB; this encodes MSTLTIETSTVSVIALVGETTIVRRSPDARHHAETLAALVAEVVEEGGLPDLIVAGTGPAAFTGLRAGLVTARALARAWNVPLVGIGSLEVLGRTALDSGTGPVVAVGDARRKEVYAAEMVPLGVDDVSVTWGPEVLTAQMLATRGPGRYVGPGAALYADILAGGTDLEIDPEAMVRLAKSRISRAEAGEQLDLGTEPRYLRRPDIG
- a CDS encoding GNAT family N-acetyltransferase yields the protein MRRLGPADAEAFAALDRDIFGPDAWPEGIIADQLAHERIVALGIDGEHGLDAAGMLGLGIEAELLTVSVRPERRRQGLAGAIVRGLLDLAEGAESCFLEVRAADEGAQRLYRELGFYEVGRRHRYYRDDDAVVMRKDLPTVD
- a CDS encoding succinate dehydrogenase cytochrome b subunit, encoding MATSTQTAPKKVGKLSTSVGLKIQMAVSGLFFVLFVLLHMYGNLKMFSGPEAYNGYATFLREVGYPLLPHEGVLWILRILLLVAIIVHVRSALILWKRGKEARGPNAYKVRRGRKSQQTYSSRTMRWGGIIILFFVVYHLLQFTTLTLSVGADAYSEMTPYDRMIAGFQPDVWWSYAFYFVALLALTMHIRHGAWSALQTLGVSNRRREATFNWIAIGIGAAIFVGFMVVPTAIMLGFIS